One Streptomyces coeruleorubidus DNA segment encodes these proteins:
- a CDS encoding C-terminal binding protein, whose translation MKPPSRPGTVLLTDYAWPDDSVERSVIEQAGHILVTGPAEPASAEVIEELVAEHRPAGILTCWAPVSAAVIDASPELRIVARLGVGLDNIAVDAATERGVWVTNVPDYCVEEVSDHAVGMVLAWTRGLAVFDREVRAGRWDPASARLRRLSTLTCGIVGFGRIGRATARKLGAFGCRILAHDPHAPKDTPEVEMVGLEELLRGSDAVILHVPLTPGTHHIIGSEQLALMQPGGLLVNVSRGGLVDTDAVIKALDSGHLDGAAFDVLETEPDVPAGLSAQPGALLTPHVAFSSDASVTELRRRAAEEVVRILAGENPAHGCNGPRGLPAGSGDQR comes from the coding sequence ATGAAACCACCGAGCCGCCCAGGCACCGTGCTGCTCACCGACTACGCCTGGCCCGACGACTCCGTCGAGCGATCGGTCATCGAACAGGCGGGCCACATCCTGGTGACCGGCCCCGCCGAGCCCGCCTCCGCAGAGGTGATCGAGGAACTGGTCGCCGAGCACCGGCCCGCCGGGATCCTGACCTGCTGGGCGCCGGTCTCCGCCGCCGTGATCGACGCCTCGCCGGAGCTTCGCATCGTGGCGAGACTCGGGGTCGGCCTGGACAACATCGCCGTCGATGCCGCCACCGAGCGAGGCGTGTGGGTCACCAACGTGCCGGACTACTGCGTCGAGGAGGTCTCCGACCATGCCGTCGGCATGGTGCTGGCCTGGACGCGGGGCCTGGCCGTGTTCGACCGGGAGGTCCGCGCGGGCCGCTGGGACCCCGCGAGCGCACGGCTGCGCCGGCTGTCGACGCTGACCTGCGGCATCGTTGGATTCGGGCGGATCGGACGCGCAACGGCGCGCAAGCTCGGCGCGTTCGGCTGCCGGATCCTGGCCCACGACCCGCACGCGCCGAAGGACACCCCCGAGGTGGAGATGGTGGGCCTGGAGGAGCTCCTGCGTGGCAGTGACGCGGTGATCCTCCATGTGCCGCTGACCCCCGGCACGCACCACATCATCGGAAGCGAACAACTGGCGCTCATGCAGCCGGGCGGCCTGCTCGTCAACGTCAGCCGGGGCGGCCTGGTCGACACCGACGCGGTGATCAAGGCCCTCGACAGCGGGCACCTGGACGGTGCCGCCTTCGACGTACTGGAGACCGAGCCGGATGTGCCCGCCGGGCTGTCGGCCCAGCCGGGGGCGCTGCTCACCCCGCACGTCGCCTTCTCCTCCGACGCGTCGGTCACGGAACTGCGCCGCCGAGCCGCCGAGGAAGTCGTACGGATCCTGGCCGGCGAGAACCCGGCCCACGGCTGCAACGGCCCCCGTGGCCTGCCCGCCGGGTCGGGTGACCAGCGATGA